A portion of the Streptomyces erythrochromogenes genome contains these proteins:
- a CDS encoding YcnI family copper-binding membrane protein, with product MKTSRVSFAAALAAGSVLVLSGTAFAHVGVQPIGEAAKGGYATLNFKVPNERDNASTTQLEVNFPVDQPLTSVMPQDIPGWTVNVEKTKLDKPLTVHGKQVNEVVTKVTWSGGKIGPGMFQQFPVSVGKLPENADQMVFKAIQTYDNSEVVRWIEEAKEGAAEPQTPAPVLKLTAAKGDDHHAGAKTDEAKNSGKDAGKDAGHGHDEAAADHGSDTTARALGIAGIVVGLGGVAFGIASRRRSA from the coding sequence ATGAAGACCTCTCGCGTCTCCTTCGCCGCCGCCCTCGCCGCCGGCTCCGTCCTCGTCCTCTCCGGCACCGCCTTCGCGCACGTCGGCGTGCAGCCGATCGGCGAAGCCGCCAAGGGCGGTTACGCGACGCTCAACTTCAAGGTCCCCAACGAGCGCGACAACGCCTCGACCACGCAGCTCGAGGTCAACTTCCCGGTCGACCAGCCCCTCACGTCCGTCATGCCGCAGGACATCCCCGGCTGGACCGTGAACGTCGAGAAGACGAAGCTCGACAAGCCCCTGACCGTGCACGGCAAGCAGGTCAACGAGGTCGTCACCAAGGTGACCTGGTCCGGCGGCAAGATCGGCCCGGGCATGTTCCAGCAGTTCCCGGTCTCCGTCGGCAAGCTGCCCGAGAACGCCGACCAGATGGTCTTCAAGGCGATCCAGACCTACGACAACAGCGAGGTCGTGCGCTGGATCGAGGAGGCCAAGGAAGGCGCCGCGGAACCGCAGACCCCGGCACCCGTGCTGAAGCTGACCGCCGCGAAGGGCGACGACCACCACGCCGGCGCCAAGACCGACGAGGCGAAGAACTCCGGGAAGGACGCCGGCAAGGACGCGGGCCACGGCCACGACGAGGCCGCCGCCGACCACGGCTCCGACACCACCGCGCGCGCCCTCGGCATCGCCGGCATCGTCGTCGGACTCGGCGGCGTCGCCTTCGGCATCGCCTCGCGCCGCCGCTCCGCCTGA
- a CDS encoding PP2C family protein-serine/threonine phosphatase encodes MLDMHPCVRVDVDSLMAAQHGLGVCDAIWRIAPGGKADVMSAPHLPKVAGIDPAVTASPHTAAPAPARTTPAPAPPTAPGSVIQDRLAGMVSDLTTLHELTERLARAGDLDTSLHEFLRAGAALVGARRGLIVLEPSDGLGPTATIGLGLGHADLGHIETVPRSATCYGRILDGLPDAQGGSEVLPEPDAPPGTGGFATPVDPRHREVAARLGYAASYALPLTAEATGRLGAAVWLYDEQAEPSDRQRDLAGLYVRHAAEHLARMLEVERSRTRLATLAEELLPSRLPRIPGVQLAARHHTGPRGGGDWYDALPLPEGALGLAVGSVTGSGPSAVAAMGRLRASLRAYAVMEGEDPVAVLSDLELLLRLTEPARCATALFAYCEPAGGPQADGQGSKIILAGAGHTPPLLIGEHRTEYVETSLSAPLGMLSCWEAPSMEIEPAPGETVLLYTDGLLRHTGDAMDRAYARLHAAAAGVPRAAREDPAALCEHILRTVLPDGRPADAPEDIVLLAARFE; translated from the coding sequence ATGCTGGACATGCATCCATGTGTGCGTGTAGATGTGGATTCCTTGATGGCGGCGCAGCACGGTCTGGGGGTTTGCGATGCTATTTGGCGAATCGCACCAGGTGGAAAGGCGGACGTCATGAGCGCCCCGCATCTGCCGAAAGTGGCTGGAATCGATCCAGCAGTCACCGCGTCACCGCACACTGCGGCGCCCGCGCCCGCCCGAACCACCCCCGCTCCGGCCCCTCCGACCGCACCGGGCAGCGTCATCCAGGACCGGCTGGCGGGCATGGTCTCGGACCTCACCACCCTGCACGAGCTCACCGAGCGACTGGCCCGCGCCGGCGACCTCGACACCTCACTCCACGAATTCCTGCGCGCCGGAGCCGCACTCGTCGGCGCCCGCCGCGGCCTGATCGTCCTGGAGCCCTCCGACGGGCTCGGCCCCACCGCCACCATCGGCCTCGGGCTCGGTCACGCCGACCTGGGCCACATCGAGACCGTGCCGCGCAGCGCGACCTGCTACGGGCGGATCCTCGACGGGCTGCCCGACGCCCAGGGCGGCTCCGAGGTCCTCCCCGAACCGGACGCGCCCCCCGGCACCGGCGGATTCGCCACCCCCGTGGACCCCCGGCACCGGGAGGTCGCCGCCCGGCTCGGCTACGCCGCCAGCTACGCGCTCCCGCTGACCGCCGAGGCCACCGGCCGGCTCGGCGCCGCCGTGTGGCTCTACGACGAGCAGGCCGAGCCGAGCGACCGCCAGCGCGACCTGGCCGGACTGTACGTGCGGCACGCCGCCGAGCACCTGGCCCGGATGCTTGAGGTGGAACGATCCCGCACCCGGCTGGCCACCCTCGCGGAGGAACTGCTGCCCAGCCGGCTCCCCCGGATCCCCGGGGTGCAGCTCGCGGCCCGCCACCACACGGGACCGCGCGGCGGGGGCGACTGGTACGACGCGCTGCCGCTGCCCGAGGGCGCCCTGGGACTGGCCGTGGGCTCCGTCACCGGCTCCGGGCCGAGCGCCGTCGCCGCCATGGGACGGCTGCGCGCGTCGCTGCGCGCCTACGCCGTCATGGAGGGCGAGGACCCCGTAGCCGTCCTGTCCGACCTGGAACTGCTGCTGCGGCTGACCGAGCCCGCCCGCTGCGCCACCGCGCTCTTCGCCTACTGCGAGCCCGCCGGAGGACCGCAGGCCGACGGCCAGGGCAGCAAGATCATCCTGGCTGGGGCCGGACACACCCCGCCGCTCCTCATCGGCGAGCACCGCACCGAGTACGTGGAGACCTCGCTCTCCGCTCCCCTGGGCATGCTGTCCTGCTGGGAGGCGCCGAGCATGGAGATCGAACCCGCGCCCGGAGAAACGGTGCTTCTCTACACCGACGGGCTGCTGCGCCACACCGGCGACGCGATGGACCGGGCGTACGCGCGGCTGCACGCGGCGGCCGCAGGGGTGCCCCGCGCCGCCCGGGAGGACCCGGCCGCCCTGTGCGAGCACATCCTGCGGACCGTGCTGCCCGACGGGCGGCCCGCTGACGCCCCCGAGGACATCGTGCTGCTCGCAGCCCGCTTCGAGTGA
- a CDS encoding copper resistance CopC/CopD family protein has translation MTATAPAPSTARARATAFLPRLALVLAALLATLFTAAAPATAHAALTASDPTDGAVVATAPAQVTLSFSEQVAMGDDSIRVLDPQGRRVDTGELRDMCSGNTIRYGTALHSGLPNGTYTVAWQAVSADSHPISGAFTFSIGAPSATEVSLPTTTAGGGPVGIAYGIARYAAYAGYTVLVGGAAFVLLCWRRGAAERPLQKLVVRAWVTLTAATLAMLVLRTPYTGSGRFADAFDLEGLRAVLETKTGASLVSRLLLLGAAALFVAVLFGVYARRLEDGRSEEEEAGDINDLTFGLAIGGAVVSGGIAATWALSEHASTGIQAGLAMPADILHMLAVATWLGGLCALLVALHKVPGIERSAVRRFSRVAFVSVVVLAVTGVYQAWRQTGTWSALTGTEYGRLLLLKVALVALLLAVAYTSRKWTARLAESPAVLEAADVKVGTPVTAADDVSRETEPAAVPVDRERAAQLARQRAALDSAREKRVRDADPDRAGLRRSVLAEAAIAVVLLAVTTVLTSTEPGRTVEQEAARGSTATAVPDRAVKITLPFDTGGSNGKGSVRLELDPGRVGANTLHLWADTGDGQPFDLPEVKVAFTLPAKDIGPLPVVPDQAAPGHWTASGVQLPLAGEWRIDVTVRTSDIDQTTVQKTVKIG, from the coding sequence ATGACGGCCACCGCCCCCGCCCCCTCCACGGCCCGCGCCCGTGCCACGGCATTCCTGCCACGGCTCGCGCTGGTCCTCGCAGCTCTGCTGGCGACCCTGTTCACCGCGGCCGCACCGGCCACGGCGCACGCCGCACTCACCGCGAGCGACCCCACGGACGGGGCGGTGGTCGCCACGGCACCCGCCCAGGTCACGCTCTCCTTCTCGGAGCAGGTCGCCATGGGCGACGATTCGATCCGCGTCCTCGACCCGCAGGGGCGACGGGTGGACACCGGTGAACTGCGCGACATGTGCAGCGGGAACACCATCCGCTACGGCACCGCGCTTCACTCCGGCCTGCCCAACGGCACCTACACCGTCGCCTGGCAGGCCGTCTCGGCAGACAGCCACCCCATCTCCGGCGCGTTCACCTTCTCCATCGGCGCGCCCTCGGCCACCGAGGTCTCCCTCCCCACCACGACGGCGGGCGGCGGGCCCGTCGGGATCGCCTACGGTATCGCCCGCTACGCCGCCTACGCCGGCTACACCGTCCTGGTGGGCGGCGCGGCGTTCGTCCTGCTGTGCTGGCGCCGGGGCGCCGCCGAGCGGCCGCTCCAGAAGCTCGTCGTGCGGGCCTGGGTCACCCTGACCGCCGCCACCCTGGCGATGCTGGTGCTGCGGACTCCGTACACGGGGTCCGGCCGGTTCGCCGACGCCTTCGACCTGGAAGGGCTCCGGGCGGTCCTGGAGACGAAGACGGGCGCGTCGCTGGTCTCCCGGCTGCTCCTGCTGGGCGCGGCCGCCCTCTTCGTCGCGGTCCTCTTCGGCGTGTACGCGCGCCGCCTGGAGGACGGCCGGAGCGAAGAGGAGGAGGCCGGGGACATCAACGACCTCACATTCGGCCTCGCCATCGGCGGCGCCGTGGTCTCCGGCGGCATCGCGGCCACCTGGGCCCTGTCCGAGCACGCGTCGACCGGTATCCAGGCCGGTCTGGCCATGCCCGCCGACATCCTCCACATGCTGGCCGTGGCCACCTGGCTCGGCGGTCTCTGCGCGTTGCTCGTCGCTCTGCACAAGGTGCCGGGGATCGAGCGCTCGGCGGTCCGGCGGTTCTCCCGAGTCGCCTTCGTCAGCGTGGTGGTCCTGGCCGTCACCGGGGTCTACCAGGCCTGGCGACAGACCGGCACCTGGTCCGCGCTCACCGGCACCGAGTACGGGCGGCTGCTGCTCCTCAAGGTCGCCCTGGTGGCGCTTCTGCTCGCCGTCGCCTACACCTCGCGGAAGTGGACCGCCCGGCTCGCCGAGTCCCCCGCCGTGCTCGAAGCGGCCGACGTGAAGGTGGGCACGCCGGTCACCGCAGCCGACGATGTTTCACGTGAAACAGAGCCCGCGGCCGTACCCGTGGACCGGGAGCGCGCCGCGCAGCTCGCCCGGCAGCGGGCCGCTCTGGACAGCGCACGCGAGAAGCGGGTGCGTGACGCGGACCCGGACCGCGCGGGCCTGCGCCGCTCCGTCCTGGCCGAGGCGGCGATCGCCGTGGTCCTGCTCGCGGTGACCACGGTCCTCACGAGCACCGAGCCCGGGCGCACCGTCGAGCAGGAGGCGGCCCGCGGCTCCACCGCCACGGCGGTTCCCGACCGTGCCGTGAAGATCACCCTGCCGTTCGACACCGGCGGCTCGAACGGCAAGGGATCCGTCCGGCTGGAGCTCGACCCGGGCCGGGTCGGCGCCAACACCCTGCACCTCTGGGCGGACACCGGCGACGGGCAGCCCTTCGACCTCCCCGAGGTCAAGGTCGCCTTCACCCTCCCGGCCAAGGACATCGGCCCGCTGCCGGTCGTCCCCGACCAGGCCGCCCCCGGGCACTGGACCGCATCCGGCGTCCAACTGCCGCTCGCCGGCGAATGGCGCATCGATGTGACCGTCCGTACGTCCGACATCGACCAGACCACCGTCCAGAAGACCGTGAAGATCGGCTGA
- a CDS encoding aminopeptidase P family protein encodes MADELTPETPEEEQPKKTHKQRKNGLYPGVSDELAENMRTGWADTELHGLEPIAQAAHTAARRAALSERFPGERLVVPAGRLKTRSNDTEYPFRASTEYAYLTGDQTENGVLVLEPAGATGHTATIYLLPRSDRENGEFWLSGQGELWVGRRHSLTEAEQLLGIPAQDVRELAAALTEAEGPVRAVRGHDTVIESALTDKVTKERDEELRVYLSEARAVKDEFEIGELQKAVDSTVRGFEDVVKVLDKAEATSERYIEGTFFLRARVEGNDVGYGSICAAGSHACTLHWVRNDGDVRSGDLLLLDAGVETHSLYTADVTRTLPISGTYTDIQRKIYDAVYESQEAGIAAVKPGAKFRDFHDASQHVLAEKLVEWGLLEGPVERVLELGLQRRWTLHGTGHMLGMDVHDCAAARTEAYVDGTLEPGMCLTVEPGLYFQADDLTVPEEYRGIGVRIEDDILVTEDGNRNLSAGLPRTSTDVEAWMARLKG; translated from the coding sequence GTGGCTGACGAGCTCACCCCGGAGACCCCGGAAGAAGAGCAGCCCAAGAAGACGCACAAGCAGCGCAAGAACGGTCTGTACCCGGGCGTCAGCGACGAACTCGCCGAGAACATGCGCACCGGCTGGGCCGACACCGAGCTGCACGGCCTGGAGCCGATCGCGCAGGCCGCGCACACCGCCGCCCGGCGGGCCGCGCTGTCCGAGCGTTTCCCGGGTGAGCGCCTGGTCGTCCCCGCGGGCCGTCTGAAGACCCGCTCGAACGACACCGAGTACCCCTTCCGCGCTTCGACCGAGTACGCGTACCTCACCGGCGACCAGACCGAGAACGGCGTCCTGGTCCTGGAGCCGGCCGGCGCGACCGGGCACACCGCGACCATCTACCTGCTGCCGCGCTCCGACCGGGAGAACGGCGAGTTCTGGCTGTCCGGCCAGGGCGAGCTGTGGGTCGGCCGCCGCCACTCCCTCACCGAGGCCGAGCAGCTCCTGGGCATCCCCGCCCAGGACGTGCGCGAACTCGCCGCGGCGCTCACCGAGGCCGAGGGCCCGGTCCGCGCCGTGCGCGGCCACGACACGGTGATCGAGTCCGCCCTCACCGACAAGGTGACCAAGGAGCGCGACGAGGAGCTGCGCGTCTACCTCTCCGAGGCCCGCGCGGTGAAGGACGAGTTCGAGATCGGCGAGCTGCAGAAGGCCGTCGACTCCACCGTCCGCGGTTTCGAGGACGTCGTGAAGGTCCTCGACAAGGCCGAAGCCACGTCCGAGCGCTACATCGAGGGCACCTTCTTCCTGCGCGCCCGCGTCGAGGGCAACGACGTCGGCTACGGCTCGATCTGCGCCGCCGGCTCGCACGCCTGCACCCTGCACTGGGTGCGCAACGACGGGGACGTCCGCTCCGGTGACCTGCTGCTGCTCGACGCCGGTGTGGAGACCCACTCCCTCTACACCGCCGACGTCACGCGCACGCTGCCTATCAGCGGCACGTACACCGACATCCAGCGCAAGATCTACGACGCGGTCTACGAGTCCCAGGAAGCCGGCATCGCCGCGGTGAAGCCGGGCGCGAAGTTCCGCGACTTCCACGACGCCTCCCAGCACGTGCTGGCCGAGAAGCTCGTCGAATGGGGTCTGCTGGAGGGCCCGGTCGAGCGTGTCCTGGAGCTCGGCCTGCAGCGCCGCTGGACCCTGCACGGCACCGGCCACATGCTCGGCATGGACGTCCACGACTGCGCCGCCGCGCGCACCGAGGCGTACGTGGACGGGACGCTGGAGCCGGGCATGTGCCTGACCGTCGAGCCGGGTCTCTACTTCCAGGCCGACGACCTGACCGTGCCCGAGGAGTACCGCGGCATCGGCGTCCGGATCGAGGACGACATCCTCGTCACCGAGGACGGCAATCGGAACCTGTCGGCCGGGCTGCCCCGCACCTCGACCGACGTCGAGGCATGGATGGCGCGGCTGAAGGGCTGA
- a CDS encoding ATP-binding protein encodes MSIWWSLHLRREAASVSLARRLLLGTMETAGVDPDISFDLSVALSEACANAVEHGGGGGVPDETEAYHVTAYLDGDCCRIEVTDSGPGFPPATVARRRPALAEHGRGLHLIAELSDHVRFRNRPGRGAVVSFDKVLKWRDDALLKAS; translated from the coding sequence ATGAGCATCTGGTGGTCTCTCCACTTGAGGCGCGAAGCCGCGAGCGTGTCGCTCGCCAGGCGACTGCTGCTGGGGACGATGGAGACCGCGGGGGTGGACCCGGACATCTCCTTCGATCTCTCGGTGGCGCTGAGCGAAGCCTGTGCGAACGCGGTGGAGCACGGCGGGGGCGGCGGCGTCCCGGACGAGACCGAGGCATACCACGTCACGGCCTATCTGGACGGGGACTGCTGCCGCATCGAGGTGACCGACTCCGGGCCGGGATTCCCGCCCGCCACGGTGGCCCGCCGGAGACCCGCCCTGGCCGAACACGGCCGGGGCCTGCACCTGATCGCCGAACTCTCCGACCACGTCCGGTTCCGCAACCGTCCGGGCCGGGGCGCCGTGGTGAGCTTCGACAAGGTGCTGAAGTGGCGTGACGACGCGCTGCTGAAGGCGTCGTAG
- a CDS encoding SCO family protein: protein MRTTRVTVAALLAAAVLTLTACGTEPAKNSGVTQISGGQDAKKAATVLDRPFNKPELVLTDTTGKPWNLREQTKGKPTLIYFGYTNCPDVCPLTMSNVAVAKKNLPKEDQDNLRVVFVTTDPERDTPESLGAWLKAQDPSFIGLTGDFATIQAAARSLGIGIDPAKKEADGSVVSMHGAQVIAFSPKTDEGYVLYGEGTTVDDYAKDLPKLIKGENP, encoded by the coding sequence ATGCGCACCACACGTGTGACGGTCGCCGCGCTCCTCGCCGCGGCCGTACTCACCCTCACCGCCTGTGGCACCGAACCCGCCAAGAACAGCGGGGTCACCCAGATCTCCGGCGGTCAGGACGCCAAGAAGGCGGCCACCGTCCTGGACCGCCCGTTCAACAAGCCGGAGCTCGTCCTGACGGACACCACCGGCAAGCCGTGGAACCTCCGCGAACAGACCAAGGGCAAGCCGACGCTCATCTACTTCGGCTACACCAACTGCCCCGACGTGTGCCCGCTGACGATGAGCAACGTCGCCGTCGCCAAGAAGAACCTCCCGAAGGAGGACCAGGACAACCTCCGCGTCGTCTTCGTCACCACCGACCCCGAACGGGACACTCCCGAATCCCTCGGTGCCTGGCTCAAGGCGCAGGACCCGTCCTTCATCGGGCTCACCGGGGACTTCGCGACCATCCAGGCCGCCGCACGAAGCCTCGGCATCGGTATCGATCCCGCCAAGAAGGAGGCCGACGGCAGCGTCGTCTCCATGCACGGCGCGCAGGTCATCGCGTTCTCGCCCAAGACCGACGAGGGCTACGTCCTCTACGGCGAGGGCACGACCGTCGACGACTACGCCAAGGATCTGCCGAAGCTCATCAAGGGGGAGAACCCGTGA
- a CDS encoding bifunctional DNA primase/polymerase: MREILGRRLQRLRDRFQSLRPDRGRSGGTSALLEAALTCATTWQWPVLPGVGRSGTDGTRCACPDPDCVVPGAHPFDPGLLAASTDPRMVSWWWTNRPTAPVLMATGGTAPCAVSLPAGAAARALVRLDAQGLRLGPVVATPTRWALLVAPYSLERLGELLYAKDHVPSSLRFHGEGGYLLLPPSAASSGGRVRWEREPRALPQDPADPKSPGAQPLQTAGAKLWLPDVEAVVDALVEASSSAPGGGSRLAY, from the coding sequence ATGCGCGAGATCCTCGGAAGGCGTCTCCAGCGGCTCCGCGATCGCTTTCAATCCCTGCGCCCCGACCGGGGTCGGAGCGGCGGCACTTCCGCTCTCCTCGAAGCGGCGCTCACCTGCGCCACCACATGGCAGTGGCCCGTCTTGCCCGGCGTCGGCCGGTCCGGTACGGACGGCACGCGCTGCGCCTGCCCCGACCCCGACTGCGTCGTCCCCGGCGCCCATCCCTTCGACCCGGGCCTGCTCGCCGCCTCCACCGACCCCCGCATGGTGTCCTGGTGGTGGACCAACCGGCCCACCGCACCCGTCCTGATGGCGACCGGCGGAACGGCCCCGTGCGCCGTGAGCCTCCCGGCCGGCGCGGCCGCGCGGGCCCTCGTACGCCTGGACGCGCAGGGCCTGAGGCTCGGCCCGGTCGTCGCCACGCCGACCCGGTGGGCGCTGCTCGTGGCGCCGTACTCGCTGGAGCGGCTCGGGGAACTCCTGTACGCGAAGGACCACGTGCCCTCCTCGCTGCGGTTCCACGGCGAGGGCGGCTACCTGCTCCTGCCGCCGTCCGCCGCGTCCAGTGGCGGCCGGGTGCGCTGGGAGCGCGAACCGCGAGCGCTGCCGCAGGATCCGGCCGATCCGAAGTCCCCTGGCGCACAGCCGTTGCAGACCGCGGGGGCGAAGCTCTGGCTGCCCGATGTAGAGGCGGTAGTGGACGCGCTGGTCGAGGCGAGCAGCAGTGCGCCCGGCGGCGGCAGCCGGCTCGCGTACTGA
- a CDS encoding glycerophosphodiester phosphodiesterase produces MPRTIQVVAHRGASEDAPEHTLAAYRKAIEDGADALECDVRLTADGHLVLVHDRRVNRTSNGRGAVSALELADLAALDFGSWKDREESPDWDADPERTSVLTLERLLELVADTGRPVQLAIETKHPTRWAGQVEERLLFLLKRFGLDAPPAEGPHPVRVMSFSARSLHRVRAAAPTVPTVYLMQFISPRMRDGRLPAGVTIAGPGMRIVRNHPGFIRKLQGAGHSVHVWTVNEPEDVQLCADLGVEAIITNRPRQVLSQLGR; encoded by the coding sequence ATGCCGCGCACCATCCAGGTCGTCGCCCACCGCGGCGCTTCGGAGGATGCCCCCGAGCACACCCTGGCCGCCTACCGCAAGGCCATCGAGGACGGCGCAGACGCCCTCGAATGCGATGTCCGGCTCACCGCCGACGGCCATCTGGTCCTGGTCCACGACCGCCGGGTGAACCGCACCTCGAACGGCCGCGGCGCCGTCTCCGCCCTGGAGCTGGCCGATCTCGCCGCCCTCGATTTCGGCTCGTGGAAGGACCGCGAGGAGTCCCCCGACTGGGACGCCGACCCCGAGCGCACCTCCGTCCTCACCCTCGAGCGCCTCCTGGAGCTGGTCGCGGACACCGGGCGGCCCGTACAGCTCGCGATCGAGACGAAGCATCCGACCCGCTGGGCCGGACAGGTGGAGGAGCGCCTCCTCTTCCTCCTCAAGCGCTTCGGCCTGGACGCCCCGCCGGCCGAGGGCCCGCACCCTGTCCGGGTCATGAGCTTCTCCGCGCGCTCCCTGCACCGGGTACGGGCCGCGGCGCCGACGGTCCCGACCGTGTACCTGATGCAGTTCATCTCGCCCCGGATGCGCGACGGGCGACTGCCGGCCGGGGTGACGATCGCCGGTCCCGGTATGCGGATCGTCCGCAATCATCCCGGATTCATCCGCAAGCTCCAAGGGGCGGGCCATTCCGTTCACGTATGGACAGTGAACGAGCCAGAAGACGTTCAGCTCTGCGCTGATCTAGGTGTGGAAGCGATCATCACGAACAGACCCCGTCAAGTTCTGTCCCAACTGGGGCGCTGA
- a CDS encoding copper chaperone PCu(A)C, with the protein MNTRTIRTLAAALSLTAALAISGCSGDSEPEMTVSGAFMPQPVNDKMAGGFMVIKNGSGTADKLTGATSSLSDDLQIHETKDQKMQQVQSMDVPANGELKLERGGNHIMFMGLKSTPKVGDKVAVELRFEKAGSVKVELDVKERTYNAQAPTSTAGHGH; encoded by the coding sequence GTGAACACCCGCACCATCCGTACCCTCGCCGCCGCCCTCTCCCTGACGGCAGCGCTCGCCATATCCGGCTGCTCCGGCGACAGCGAGCCCGAGATGACCGTCAGCGGAGCCTTCATGCCGCAGCCCGTCAACGACAAGATGGCCGGCGGCTTCATGGTCATCAAGAACGGCTCCGGCACCGCCGACAAGCTCACCGGTGCCACCTCCTCCCTCTCCGACGATCTCCAGATCCACGAGACCAAGGACCAGAAGATGCAGCAGGTCCAATCGATGGACGTGCCGGCGAACGGCGAGCTCAAGCTGGAGCGCGGCGGCAACCACATCATGTTCATGGGGCTCAAGAGCACTCCCAAGGTCGGCGACAAGGTCGCCGTCGAACTCCGCTTCGAGAAGGCCGGCTCCGTCAAGGTCGAGCTGGACGTGAAGGAACGCACGTACAACGCGCAGGCTCCGACATCCACGGCCGGCCACGGCCACTGA
- a CDS encoding DUF5926 family protein — MAKKRPAAKSVKPQLNNGEIPVVGAREPCPCGSGRRYKACHGAAAAHAVTEHVQRPFEGLPGECDWVALRELVPAATIPLSLKGGLPEGVPSVTLVTVLPMAWPALRREDGSVLLGLQNETTTGDLSRDMADTLERALVAEPGTPVAARRVPAEGPRLQDLLDADGGFEPVVHSGFEFWIPESEGGQNASPEIAASLERANAAAIPTVKLTGVDAAYWCETPDKNHLRWVMPHPEEKLLDALARLHAAGTSSLGEGTKLVGSFRAHGLMVPVWDLPTGVTADDVEKPAAEFAERLAKALATDAPLTTEERRARGGLTNRQVTLS; from the coding sequence ATGGCCAAGAAGCGCCCCGCAGCCAAGTCTGTAAAGCCGCAGCTCAACAACGGTGAGATCCCCGTTGTCGGCGCACGCGAGCCCTGCCCCTGCGGATCCGGGCGCCGCTACAAGGCCTGCCACGGCGCAGCCGCCGCGCACGCCGTCACCGAGCACGTCCAGCGGCCCTTCGAGGGCCTGCCGGGCGAGTGCGACTGGGTCGCGCTGCGCGAACTCGTGCCCGCGGCCACCATCCCGCTGTCGCTGAAGGGCGGCCTGCCCGAAGGCGTCCCCTCCGTCACGCTGGTGACCGTACTGCCCATGGCCTGGCCGGCGCTGCGCCGCGAGGACGGGTCCGTGCTGCTCGGCCTGCAGAACGAGACGACCACCGGGGACCTGAGCCGCGACATGGCCGACACCCTGGAGCGCGCGCTCGTCGCGGAGCCGGGAACTCCGGTCGCCGCCCGCCGGGTCCCCGCCGAGGGTCCCCGACTTCAGGATCTCCTCGACGCCGACGGCGGTTTCGAGCCGGTTGTGCACAGCGGCTTCGAATTCTGGATTCCGGAATCCGAGGGCGGCCAGAACGCGTCCCCGGAGATCGCCGCCTCGCTGGAGCGCGCCAACGCGGCCGCCATCCCCACCGTCAAGCTGACCGGCGTCGACGCCGCCTACTGGTGCGAGACCCCGGACAAGAACCACCTGCGCTGGGTCATGCCGCACCCCGAGGAGAAGCTGCTCGACGCCCTCGCCCGGCTGCACGCGGCCGGCACGTCCTCGCTCGGCGAGGGCACGAAGCTCGTCGGCTCCTTCCGCGCCCACGGTCTGATGGTCCCGGTCTGGGACCTGCCGACCGGAGTGACGGCCGACGACGTCGAGAAGCCGGCGGCGGAGTTCGCGGAGCGGCTGGCCAAGGCGCTGGCCACGGATGCTCCGCTGACCACGGAGGAGCGCCGGGCGCGCGGCGGTCTCACCAACCGCCAGGTGACCCTCAGCTGA